The Geobacillus genomosp. 3 genome segment CCGTTTTTCACCTTTTGGACGTCATCATCGCGCATCCCTTCATACACTTCTTTGCCGCTTTGGTATGTATGTTTAGCTGTCTCATATACGCCTTTTGCCGTGCGTGAAATCGACTGGCCGATGTTTTCGATCCCTCTCTCGATCTTCGCCTCATCCTTTTGGATAAGGCCGGAAGCCGCATTCCATACGCCGTCGACCGCCTGGCCGAACGTGTCGCCAGCGAATTCGGACGCCTTTTTCACCCCGTCTCCGACCTCTTTGAGAAAGCGGCTGTCCGCCAGTTCGCCGACTACGTTTACCGCCCCTCCGATCAATGTCCCTGCTGCCTTCCCTGCTAATCTGCCAAGTTCCCGAAAAACGCTCAATGGAATTCCCTCCATGTCCGTCGATATAGATGTCCATTGTTTGATTTCGACGTTTTTCCTTATAATCCTTTTCCTTCCATAAAATTTTTAAGAACGAAGGCCCAGGACATAGGGACTTCCCAGCATTCCAGTGTTGGCCGGTTCATAGATTTTTTCCCATAAATAAACCGCCCTGTCATCAGGGCGGACTTCCCGTTCGCATATGGTTCGTTATACGATGTTCGTTTCCATAGATTCATGCCCATCCCTAAAAATTTATGTGCCATCGATCCGCACAACGGCCAGCTTCGTCCGTCTTTGCCGTTTGACTGCCCAGCCGCTCTCATCTGAACCAAAATCCTCGGGCGAGGCGTTTTTCGTATTCTTATGCCACACCTAGGCAAGGCATCCCGCAAGTACGCGGCAAACGATAACCAGCAACAAGCGCTTTTTTGCCTCCTCTTCTCCCAGAGTGAAAGCGAAAAACACGCTATATGCCAATCGCCATGGGCGTTCCGGCCCCCGATTTTCCTACTTCCGGTTCTGATTGAGGAGATGCAAACAAAAGTCCAAATCTGCCTGCAAGTGCTCTTTCATCAACCGTTCCGCCTCGTCACCGTTGTGGTCGCGAATGGCTTCATAAATTTGCTCGTGTTCGTCGATCAAAAACGGGCGTTTATGGTACACGACCGTTTTTCGGAACAAATAAATAATCGATTGCATCCGGTCGATAATGTCGATCATAAATGGATTGTTGCTTGTTTGCACGATTATATTATGGAACTTCTCATTCGCTTCCATAATCTCTTCCGTCGTGCCGGTTCGGGCGGTGACGATGCAGTTTCGCAGTTCGTCCAGCGCCTCCCCGCTCATATACATGGCAGAATAGCGCGCCGCAAACCCCTCAAGCAAAATCCGGACTTGAAAAATGTTGCGCAAATCCGTCTCCGTCGGATTGACGACCTTTTTTTGAAAAATGAGCCCTTCTTGCTCAAGCTTGCGAATGGCTTCCCGGACCGGCGTCCGGCTGACGCCCAGTTCCTCCGCGATTCGCTCTTCGACCAGTTTCGTGCCCCGCGGCAGCTCCCCATTTAATATTTTATCCCGGATGTATTCGTAAGATTTGATGTAAGCAAGTTGCGGTGTTTTTCTCACCAACGCCATCGTCTCCTTTAGCCATTCTATTATAAATTATAAGCAGCGGCCAGGCAGAAGAAAAGGAAACATATTTTGCATTCAATCAACATATAAATGTATACAAAATTTATATTTTTGTGTACAATGGAACGTAAGAAAGCGTTTTACACCTCGCTCAAAAGGAGGCCACCGCACATGTTGGTAGGGTTCATTGGCATCGGCATTATGGGAAAACCGATGGTCAGAAATCTCCTGAAACACGGCTACACGGTGACGGTGTTTGACATCAACGAAGAAGCGGTTCGCCGCGTCGCCTCGGAAGGAGCCGTACCCGCCGCATCCCCGAAAGAAGCGGCCAAAAACAGCGATGTCATCTTTACCATGCTTCCGAACTCCGAGCATGTGAAAAGCGTCGTGCTCGGCAAAGACGGGATCGTGGAAGGGGCAAAACAAGGGGCGATTGTCGTCGACATGAGCTCAATCTCCCCCGTTGTGTCAAAAGAATTGGCCGAAACGTTAGCAGGCCGCGGCATCGATATGCTTGATGCCCCAGTAAGCGGCGGAGAGCCGAAAGCGATCGACGGGACGCTGGCGATTATGGTTGGCGGGAAGGAAGAAGTATTTGAAAAAGTGAAACCGCTTCTCCAGTGCATGGGCAAGGACATCACCCTTGTCGGAGGAAACGGAGCCGGCACCACCGTGAAGCTCGCCAACCAAATCATGGTGAACGTGAACATCGCCGCCATGTCCGAAGCGATCATGTTGGCGGCGAAAGCAGGCATTGATATTGAGAAAATGTATCAAGCCGTCCGCGGCGGCCTTGCAGGAAGCGCGGTGCTCGACGCCAAAATGCCTCTCATTCTCGAGCGCAATTTCCGACCAGGCGGGAGAATTGATATTAATCTCAAAGACTTAACGAACGTCATCGAGACCGCGCACGCAATTGGTGTTCCTGTTCCGCTTGCCAGCCAAGTGCTAGAAATGTTTTACGCGTTGAAAGTCGACGGAAAAGAAGGGCTTGATCACGCGGCATTGGTGCAATACTACGAAAAACTCGCCAACTTCCCAGTGGCGCAGCCTGCCAGCGTGTAACCGCCCTTCCCCTGTCATTTTGAAAAGAGAGAGGGAATGACAATGTTGCGAACGGTGGAAGCCATCCAATCTTACCCGAAACTTGATGATGAGGCTGTTAAACGATTGTGGACGGAAACGTACCCACTTCTTGGCGGCCATAAAATCGTGGTTCTTGACGATGACCCGACCGGTGTACAAACCGTCCACGGCGTATCAGTCTATACCGATTGGACGTACGAATCCATCAAACGGGGATTTGAAGAAGAAAACAACCTTTTTTTCATTTTAACCAACTCGAGAGCGTTTACCGCTGACGTCACCAAAAACGTCCATCAAGACATTGCCGAACGGATCGAGGCGGTCTCCCGTGAGCTCAATCGCCCGTACCTTCTCATCAGCCGCGGGGACTCGACGTTGCGGGGGCATTATCCGCTAGAAACGGACGTGTTAAAAACCACCATTGAGCGAAACCGCCATCGGGCGATCGACGGAGAAGTCATCGCACCGTTTTTCCAAGAAGGCGGAAGATGGACGATCAACAATATCCACTATGTCGAACAAGACGGAGTGTTGGTGCCCGTCGGCGAAACCGAATTTGCAAATGATCGGACGTTCGGATACCGTTCAAGCCACCTAGGTGAATGGGTGGAGGAGAAAACACGCGGAAAATACAGCAAGGACGAAATGGTGTACATCTCGCTCGACCGCATCCGACGGCTCGATATCGACGGCATCTACCGGCAGCTCATGTCCGTCACTCATTTTAACAAAGTGATTGTCAATGCAATTGAAGAACAGGACATCGCCGTTTTCGCCATCGCCCTGATCAAAGCCATTCGCGACGGCAAAACGTTTTTATTCAGAACCGGCGCATCGTTCACGAAAGTCATCGGCAACATTCCCACCCGGCCTTTCCTGACCGCCGAAGAACTCCTGACGGGCCAAAAGGAAAACGGCGGCTTGATTATCGTCGGGTCCCATGTGAAAAAGACGACCGACCAGCTCCAGCGGCTCAAAGAGCTTCCCGGCCTGCAGTTCATTGAGCTGAACAGCCATCTCGTTTTCGACGAGGACGCCTTTTCGCACGAAATTGAACGCGTCCGGCTGGAAGCCGAGGAGAACGTGGCCAAGGGCATCACGACCGTCGTTTACACAAAACGAGAGCGCCTGGAACTCGGCGATGGAATGGAAGAAGAAGAACTGAAGCTGTCTGTCGCCATCTCCGCCGGCGTCACCCGCATTGTCTCGGAGTTTTCCGCAACACCGAAATATCTCATCGCCAGGGGCGGCATTACATCAAGCGATATCGGCACAAACGGACTGCACGTGAAACGCGCCACAGTAATGGGGCAAATCGCACCCGGGGTGCCGGTCTGGCGGACGGGCCCGGAAAGCAAATTCCCGTCCATTCCGTACGTCATCTTTCCTGGCAATGTGGGGACGGTGGATACGTTAAGGGAAGTGGTATCCGTTCTTGAGGGATCCTGATAGTTATTTTATGGAAGAGAATCAACTAGAGCTGCTGTTCAATCAAACGTTTCGCTACCAAACAGGCGTTTCAATTGCATGCCTTGCTACCGCTTTGCGTATCAGCAATGGCAGCCACGAGAAATACACAACCCAATTCAAGCAAAATCGAGTAGGAGAGGGTGACTAACCCTCGTCCTCTCACACCACCGTACGTACCGTTCGGTATACGGCGGTTCCATTAAGTCTGACGCAGAGATTCATATCGTTGATAAAGACTCTTCAGCCCTTGGCTCTCCCAATAGGAGTTGCCAAGGGCTTTATGCAAGATGGGACTAGCGGCCACTCTCCAATATTTCTTCCGAGTGTTTCCCCATTCATATGCTTTCCGCTTGGGCACTCCTAAACTTTGCAGTTTTCGGACTCTGGTTCTCGGAAGTTTCCACTCTTTCCATTGGCACATGCGCAGCCTTCGTCGAATCCATCCATCTAGTTCTTTGAACACACTTGGAGTCTCTGCTAACGAGAAGTATCCACACCATCCCAGAATGTACTGGTTGAGCTGTTCGATTCGCTCGGGCATGGGAATCGGTTTCGATCGACTCGTCATGGTGCGTATCCTTTGCTTCATGCGCCGAATACTTTCCTTTGCGATCCGGATTTTTGGCTCCTTATTTGGGGTGAAGCTAAAACCGAGGAATTTTCTCCTCCACGGTCGATCCACTGCCGATTTGGTTTCATTGACTTTCAGCCGGAGTTTCTTTTCAATGAATGCCGTGATCGATTTCATCACCCGTTCCCCGGCCTTCTTCGTCCTTACGTAGATATTGCAGTCATCCGCATACCGTACAAATTTGTGCCCTCGTTTTTCCAATTCTTTGTCCAGCTCATCCAAGAGAATGTTGGACAAAAGTGGACTGAGCGGCCCTCCTTGTGGAGTCCCCTCTTGTGTTTCCATGACCACCCCGTTGATCATGACCCCTGCCTGTAGATACTTCCGTATCAACTTTAGGAGGATTTTGTCTGGAATTCGTTTCGCTAATATCCCCATCAGTTTGTCATGGTTGACTCGATCAAAGAACTTTTCCAAGTCGATATCTACCACCCATGTATATCCTTCCTGAATATACTGCTTCGCCTTTTTCACCGCGTCGTGTCCTCTTCGACCGGGACGAAACCCGTAGCTGTGTTCCGAAAAGGATGGGTCAAAGATCGGCGTGAGCACTTGGGCGATGGCCTGTTGGATGAACCGGTCTGTCACGGTCGGGATTCCTAGTAACCTGACTCCTCCGTTCGGTTTCGGGATTTCGACCCGTCGGACCGGGCAAGGTTCGTAGGTCCCTTCTTCCAAAGCGCGCCGTATCACGTCCCAATGTTCCACGAGGTGTCTTCGCAGGTCTTTGACGGACATTCCATCGGTTCCATGGGACCCTTTATTCTTTTCCACTTGTTTGAGTGCTCGCAGGAGATTCTCCCGTGACAGTACCTGTTTCATCCACATTCCGATTCTTCCTCTCTACGTGAACGATCCGTTCTATTTGTGCCATCTTCTTCTCCACCCTCTTGAGGTCCCCCATGGACTTCACCATTTCCTCCCTCAAGCAGGCCCTTTCGGGTTGTCTGCTTCATCAAAGAAGATGAACGCCTAGTGGCCGTTCTCCTTCATGGTTCGGTCCTTCCCCTTCTACCTTAAGCTAGACGGGTACTATGACCTCTGCTGACTTCTGTCCGTTCAGCGTTGGATCGCTCCAACGGTTGCCAAGCGCACTTGGCTTCCCGGACAGACCTCCCCGGGTAAGAGTGCAGTCTTTCCTTCCATCTATCTGCTTCATTTACTCGGTATCACCTTCGGCAGAAAGGGCTTCGTTTTGTCGTGCAAACTCACCCAATGATACCCAGCCTCTTATGAAGTTCGTGTTCCTCAGACCGGAAGTTTGCCGCCCGCTTCCTTCAGATTCTGCGTCGCCGCAGACACCCTTGCGTTAAGCTAACTGCTACTTCTGCCTTCGCAGTTCGGGACTTTCACCCTATAGACTGCACCCATGCCGGGCGCACACAAAAGAAGCCGGCATCGCTTCAGCCGGCTTCCAACTTTATCAACGCGCGAAACTTCGCTTTCTCCATTCGCCTTGCCTTAGGTTTAATGGGTAAACCACTCAATCGGAACAGTGACCAATGACGGGAAAACGATCAGCAAAATCAACACAACCACTTGGACGAGCAAAAATGGCCAAACTCCTTTCATAATGTCGTCCATGGAAATCTTCCCGATCCCGCAAGCTACATTGAGTACGGTTCCTACCGGAGGCGTGAGAAGGCCAATGGCGTTGTTTAAAATAAACAGGATCCCAAAATATACCGGGTCAATGCCCGCTTTTTCAACAATCGGCATCAAAACAGGTGTTAGCACAAGAATCGTTGGAGTTAAATCCATCGCAGTGCCGACAATGAGAACTAACAGGTTAATCATTAACAACAAAAGCAACGGATCGTCCATCAGCGGCGCTACAACCTCTGTAATCGAAGAAGGAATATTGGCGACCGTAATCATCCACGAAGCAACCATAGATGCGGCAATAAGAAACATCACGACACTCGTTGTTTTCGAAGCGGCCACAAGCGCATCGTACAAATCCTTCAGCCGAATTTGGCGGTAAATCACAGTGCCTACAAACCAGGCATAAAAAACGGCAACAGCAGCTGCTTCAGTCGCTGTAAAAATTCCCCCTTTCATTCCGCCTAAAATAATTACCGGCAGCAATAGCCCCCAAAATGCGTGCTTCGTCGCCTGTATCATTTCTTTCGCTGATTTTCTCGGGTAAACCGCAGACTGTTCCTTTCTCGATACATACCACCAAACAATGGCCAACCCGAACGCCATCATCAAGCCAGGCACAATCCCGCCTATAAATAGCTTTGTGATCGATACACCGCTCGCTACCCCAAAGATAATAAACGGGATACTCGGGGGAATAATAGGCGCAATGATTCCTCCAGCTGCCACTAATCCGGCTGACCGTCTCGGGTTGTAGCCTGCCTGGGTCATCATTGGGATCAGAATGGCCCCGACTGCAGCTGTGTCCGCCACCGCCGAACCCGATAAACAAGCAAATAACACAGCTGTCATAATAGCCACATACCCTAACCCGCCGCGGACATGGCCAACAATGGAAATCGCAAAATCGATAATTCTTTTCGAAATGCCGCCCGCATTCATTAACTCTCCGGCGAGGATAAAAAACGGGATCGCCATGAGACTGACGCTATCGGCCCCATTCACTAGCGTTTGAGCAACGATTTGGCTGTCCAGCATACCGAGATACAGCATCAGGCATACAGCGCTAATCATAAGGGCAAAGGCGATCGGGATCCCTAATGCCATCGCCCCTAACAGCGATCCAACAAAGATAGTAATCGTCATATAACCTCACCTCACTTTACGATGGTTTTCTCTCTTAATACATAAGGCACTTCTTCTTCTGTCTCCTTCATGACTGTCAGTACATCAATCGTTTTTTCGTAAAAAAACACTTTGTACAAATTAAACAAAAGAATCACCGCAAACGATAAACTAGTGATAATGCCGACACCATAGACCAAAGCAAGCGGAAGCCCGGTAGCCGCTGCTTTTGTGTCTGTATTAAGCAAAGTGGTTTTTACGCTTCCATCAAACAGTAACCAAAGGAGATAAAAGATAAGTAGATTTCCGATTACATACACCAACTTTTTGGCCTGGCGGGGAAGACGTTTAATGAGCGTATCCACCCCTAAATGGCGATTCTCTTTCAATGCACCAATGGCTCCTAAAAACGTTAGCCAAATAAATAAGAACCTTGACATTTCCTCTGACCACGTAATCCCTGAATTAAACACGTAACGGAGCACAACATTGGTAAACACAAAAATGAACATAACGGCTAAAAATAAAGCCATTGTGATATTTAATAGGCGATCAAAAAACCGGGACACCTTCCCCATCCTGATCCTCCCACCTTTCTCAAATGCACGTTGATCAACCCTCTTCTTTTAGGGGGGAATCCGTTCCGATGCAGCAGATATGAAAGATTTAGAAAGGGGGCTTATCCCCCCTATCTACAGGCAACACGGGTATGCGTTACTTTGTCTCTTTTATCGCTTCAAACAACTGATCCATGAGTTCTTTTCCATAAACCTTTTCAAACTCTTTGTATACTGGCTGAACGGCATTCTTAAATGCTTGTTGGTCTACTTCGTTAATTTTCATTCCTTGTTTTTCCAATTCTTGTCTAAGTTTTTGCTCATCTGCTTTTACCGCTTCACGATGGAACTGCCCTGCTTCTTTTGCACTTTCCTCAATAATTTTTTGTTGCTCTGGAGAAAGCGTTTTCCAGAATTTTTCACTAATCGCCAACGGAAGCGGGCTATATTGATGGCCTGTCAGCGATAAGAACTTTTGCACTTCGTATAGTTTGCTATTGTAAATGTTGGTCAGCGGATTCTCTTGCCCATCAACAATATGCTGTTCTAATGCTTGGAACAACTCGCCAAAAGCCATCGGCGTCGGATTGGCTCCTAGCGTTTTGAATATGCTTACTGACACAGGGATTTCAGGCATTCTGATTTTCAACCCTTTTAAGTCATCCGGGGTTTGAATCGGTTTGACGTTGTTCGTCACATGCCGAAATCCGTTTTCCCAATAAGCCAAAATATGGATATTCTTGTCGATTAAAGGTTTCGCCAAATCTTGTCCAAATGGACCATCAAGAACTTTCCAAGCTTGCTCGAAACTATCGAAGAGATAAGGCAACTCGACAATTCCGATTGGTTGGTAAAGGCTCGAGTAAATCCCTGTACCGACCGCTGTCATTTGCAATGTATTCGATTGAACCGCCTGGAGCATCGCCGGTTCACTGCCTAACTGTTCGCCCGGAAACACTTGAACCTCAATTTGGCCTTTCGATTTTTCTTCTACAAGTTCTTTAAATTTCAACGCCGCTTGATGTCTAGGGTTCGTTTCCGCCGCACCGTGGCCGAATTTGATCACAATCTTTTTGCTGCTAGCTTGGCCGCTCTTTTGTTCGGATGATTGCTGAGAACTCGAAGAAGAACAGCCAGCGAGAAAGATGGCACTTAACATGAACAACGCCAATAAGATGGAAGCCACTCGTTTGATTGACACGATATAATCCCCCTATCCCTTTTCATTTGAATCGTTAATCAATATGCATGCCGCCGTTAATATCAATTTCTTCGCCGGTAATATAGCCCGCCTGTTCGGAAGCCAAGAAGGCAATCGTGTAGGCAACATCTGTTACAGTGCCTATTCTTCCGACAGGAACCCCTTTAATAATCTCCTTTTTCACTTCTTCCGTTAGCATCCCACCGGTAATGTCCGTGCCGATGAGGCCGGGAGCTACGGCGTTGCAAGTGATGCCAAAGGGCGCCATTTCCCGTGCGACAGCTTTTGTAAAACCAGCGACAGCTGCCTTGGCTGCGGAATAATGCGACCCGCCAAACACCCCTCCACCCCGCTTTCCGGAAACAGAACCAAGGTTAACGATCCGTCCATAATGTTGCCGTTTCATGTGCGGTAGCACTTCTTGAGTTAAATAATAGATGCTTTTGACATTCACTCGAAAAATGAGATCCCATTCTTCTTCCGGAATTTCAAGAACCCTTGTCGGACGTGTAATCCCGGCGTTATTCACGAGAATATCGATCTTGCCGAATTTGCCGACAATCTCTTGCACCACGCTCGAAACCTGCGCCCGGTTCGTGACATCCAACTGCACGGGGGATGCTTTCCCATTTTGTGCGTTAATTTCTTCAGCCGCTTCCTTCACCCCCTCAAAGTCAATGTCAGCTAATATAACGGTCGCTCCCCTATACGCCAGCTGTTTAGCAGTTTCCCTTCCGATTCCTCTTTTTGATCCAGCTCCTGTAATGAAGGCTACCCTATCTTGAAAGTTCACTGTTCAACCTTCTCCTTTCGTTCAAACGATGATCTGCTCTAGAACACATAGATGAAGAAACGCCGACGTAACCGCCATTGTCCATCTTGGAAATGACAGGAGAACAACCATCTGCCGTTCCTCACTCACTGTAAGCGGTTACTTTTTTTGCGGCCATGCTCACCTGTCTGTAGAATCTGCGACATGACTATCCCTGTTTTCCACCTTGGCCTTTTGCCTAGATTTTCACTCCGAGACTACACCACCTACCCTTTTGCTATATTTTTAATAACGCTTTCCTGTTTGCCGAGGAATGCCTGCCATGGAACAAGTCCAACACCTTCAACTGCATAATGGAAAGCGATAGAATCCCATCGCAATACAAGCATGCGTTCCATTGGGGTTCGCCTTTCAGTCCGAAACGAATGAAGATCCCCTTTCCCGTTTGCCGAAACGACAAACGAAAGCGCTGCCAACAATAAGGTAAGCATTCCACCCTTCAATACGGAAAACCCGGCATCAACCATCTCTTGTTCATCCGCCCCCCCTGTTTGAACATCCAATACCACCACCCCTTTTTAAACGTTTAACCAATTTAATCAAATTATTAACCAAAATAAGCAAACCTGTCAACAATTTTTTAGATAATTCAATCTATTATACACAAATCTTAGACGAAGATAGAGCATATCATCCGAATCGAAAAAACTATGAGATATGACGCCCCCTTAGAACCCCAAAACAAGTCCCGTTGGCCGCAACCCATTCCATTGGAAATGTACCTATAGACTCGAAGGATGAGTGCAACAGCTTCAACAAACAACAAAATATCTCTCATTGAATGACTCTGCTTTTTATATTAATATTTTGTTAGAACCTCTTAAAAAGTAAAACGTTTAAAAAAACATAACAAACATAACTGTGTAAAGATAAACTCATGATGTTGTAGAATTAATCATAGCTAGAAGTGTTTCATCGAGTTCCGACAACTAAAAATGCCCGTGACACCTTTGACGCTCCAAACGAAAGCGTTTCCCGCTACCGTTGCTTTATTGGTGATGGCTTTTGCAGAAAATGAGCACGGGTGAATTTCACTCTCCCCTAAGGAACACATGGCCCATAAACGGGGAATTGCCTAGAAAGGAATGAAAACAATGAAAATCACGATGAAAGATATCGCCAAGGAAGCTGGCGTATCCGTTGCCACTGTCTCGCACGTGATCAATGGAACAAAGCGCATATCAGAAGAAAAAGAAAAGCGCATTTGGGAAACGATCAAAAAGTATAATTACGTACCCGATGCAAGAGCAAAGCAGTTGCGCCTCCAAAAGACGAAAACAGCCGCGCTCGTTGTATCAAGCTTGCCTGATTCATATGTCACAGGGTTTGTGAATGCTGTAGGAATGCGAGCCCGGGAATTAGGATATCACCTACTGTTTGTCAATACGAATGAAAACTTAGAGCATGAAAAAGAAACCATTCATTTATTAAGTTCGCACATGGTGGATGGGATTATTTTATCCCCTTCCCAAAGTGACATCAGTTATTTGCAAACATATATTGATCAACATTTGCCCATCGTTCTTGTGAATCGGTATGACCCGAAGATCACAAACATCCCGCGAGTAGTGGCCGATGATTTTCAAGCTGGTTATGATGCTACGATCCATTTGCTTCAACACGGCCATAAACATATTGGCGTCATCTATGGCGTTCCGAACGTTTCAACAACAAATCAACGCATTGAAGGGTATAAAACCGCCCTCCAAGAACATGGGGTGCCATTCAACGAACATTATTTAGAAATGGGCTATGCGACGGTTGAAGGGGGGTATAACGCCGTCAAAACGCTTTTAAACCGCCACCAAGAAATCACTGCCCTATTTGTTTTGAATGATGCCATGACCATTGGCGCCCTAAAGGGCATTCATAGCCTGCTTTTAAAATGCCCTGACGATATAGCCCTTATTGGATTCGGCGATTTTGAGGCGGCGAGCGTGACGGATCCCCCGATCACCAATATTTATTTGCCGCCTGATACGATTGGAAGAACCGCGTTCGATATACTGATCAACCGAATCAATAATCCGAACTACTGTAAAAGCGTTTCCTTGCCTACATCGCTTATTATCCGAAAGTCGTGTGGTTGCTAACAAAAACTTGACGTCCAGTCGAAATTCCCCCTTCGTTCCATATCCTTGTCAGCTGCCGAAAGAGGTAAGCATTTTTCATCCGGCCTCTTTCGAGCAGCGTTTGTTCAGTTTTCAAGATGGACGGAGTTCATCACCTATCCGGAATGAGGCCCTCCATCCGCTTGCTACGATAGAAGCGGGGGAGAAGGTCAAATTCAATGGCTTTTCTGTTCTCCTTTCTTCTTTTCCGAGCAGCCTGCACATATTCCGTACCATATTTTCACGCCTTCTGCCGTATCAACGGCATCAATTTCTTTTCCGCACACTTGGCATACAATGGTGCCTTGCTCGACAGCGAACGCCTTCACCATCATGATCCCCCCGTCACTTTTTCCTAATGCAAAAGCATGTCGAGCAACTGATACGGTTCCTGTTTATCCGCTATTTCACCATTTATAGCGGCAAGGTTTTGATAGATGATTTTATTCTCTTTAAGTCCGACAGCGTGGCCTGCATATCCATTCACGAGCAACTCTACGGCCGCCACTCCCATTTTGCTTGCCAATACCCGGTCAAATGCCGATGGAGACCCTCCTCTTTGGATGAACCCTAATGACGTCGTCCTCACCCGAATATGGAGCTTCGTTTCGATGTATTGCTGCAACTCCTGCAAATCATACATTCGTTCCGTTACAATCACGAGATTATTGTGCTTTCCACTTTTGATTCTCTCATGCAGTTTGGCACATATCGCATCAACATCCAATTTTCTTTCTGGAGTTGAGACGATTTCTCCCCCGCCTGCCAAAGCGGCATATAAGGCCAAATCGCCGCAATATCTTCCCATGACTTCGACAATGGCCGTTTTATCGTGGGAAAAATCAGTATCCTTAATTTTCTGAATACAATCCAAAATCGTGTTCAACGTCGTGTCAAATCCAATCGAATAATCCGTGTAAGCTAGATCATTGTCGATCGTGGCCGGGATGCCGATGACGCTGACGCCAAGCTCCCGCAGTTTTTCTGCTCCTTTTAACGACCCTTCTCCACCGATCACGATCAAACCGTCGATGCCGGCGTTTTGTAATACTTGGATGGCTTTTTTCCTGCCTTCCTCTCTCATGAATTCCGACGATCTCGATGTTTTTAACATCGTCCCTCCACGATCAGCCATATCCTCTACGTCGGAAATCGTCAGACGCTGAATGTCGCCGTCGATCAATCCTTGGTATCCATACCGGATGCCGACGGCTTCGAATCCATGATAATGAGCCGCTTTGACCACCGCTCTGATGGCCGCATTCATTCCCGGCGCATCCCCGCCGCTCGTTAAAACGCCAAGTTTTTTCATGATCATGGACACCTCTGCTCGATATTACAAGAAACCGGCTCTGCACCGTTGTATAAAAGAATCCCAGCAACTAGACGGAGACCGTTGCTGAACGGTTCAAACATGCCTCGGCCGCCTACGTTCAACTAGATTTCTTTAAACTTTTTTTATCGTTCTGGGCGAGGGCCTTCCCCGATTGTTTGACGAGAAAAACAACGATGCAAGAACTGAGGAT includes the following:
- a CDS encoding GntR family transcriptional regulator, with translation MALVRKTPQLAYIKSYEYIRDKILNGELPRGTKLVEERIAEELGVSRTPVREAIRKLEQEGLIFQKKVVNPTETDLRNIFQVRILLEGFAARYSAMYMSGEALDELRNCIVTARTGTTEEIMEANEKFHNIIVQTSNNPFMIDIIDRMQSIIYLFRKTVVYHKRPFLIDEHEQIYEAIRDHNGDEAERLMKEHLQADLDFCLHLLNQNRK
- the garR gene encoding 2-hydroxy-3-oxopropionate reductase; this encodes MLVGFIGIGIMGKPMVRNLLKHGYTVTVFDINEEAVRRVASEGAVPAASPKEAAKNSDVIFTMLPNSEHVKSVVLGKDGIVEGAKQGAIVVDMSSISPVVSKELAETLAGRGIDMLDAPVSGGEPKAIDGTLAIMVGGKEEVFEKVKPLLQCMGKDITLVGGNGAGTTVKLANQIMVNVNIAAMSEAIMLAAKAGIDIEKMYQAVRGGLAGSAVLDAKMPLILERNFRPGGRIDINLKDLTNVIETAHAIGVPVPLASQVLEMFYALKVDGKEGLDHAALVQYYEKLANFPVAQPASV
- a CDS encoding four-carbon acid sugar kinase family protein; amino-acid sequence: MTMLRTVEAIQSYPKLDDEAVKRLWTETYPLLGGHKIVVLDDDPTGVQTVHGVSVYTDWTYESIKRGFEEENNLFFILTNSRAFTADVTKNVHQDIAERIEAVSRELNRPYLLISRGDSTLRGHYPLETDVLKTTIERNRHRAIDGEVIAPFFQEGGRWTINNIHYVEQDGVLVPVGETEFANDRTFGYRSSHLGEWVEEKTRGKYSKDEMVYISLDRIRRLDIDGIYRQLMSVTHFNKVIVNAIEEQDIAVFAIALIKAIRDGKTFLFRTGASFTKVIGNIPTRPFLTAEELLTGQKENGGLIIVGSHVKKTTDQLQRLKELPGLQFIELNSHLVFDEDAFSHEIERVRLEAEENVAKGITTVVYTKRERLELGDGMEEEELKLSVAISAGVTRIVSEFSATPKYLIARGGITSSDIGTNGLHVKRATVMGQIAPGVPVWRTGPESKFPSIPYVIFPGNVGTVDTLREVVSVLEGS
- the ltrA gene encoding group II intron reverse transcriptase/maturase, whose amino-acid sequence is MWMKQVLSRENLLRALKQVEKNKGSHGTDGMSVKDLRRHLVEHWDVIRRALEEGTYEPCPVRRVEIPKPNGGVRLLGIPTVTDRFIQQAIAQVLTPIFDPSFSEHSYGFRPGRRGHDAVKKAKQYIQEGYTWVVDIDLEKFFDRVNHDKLMGILAKRIPDKILLKLIRKYLQAGVMINGVVMETQEGTPQGGPLSPLLSNILLDELDKELEKRGHKFVRYADDCNIYVRTKKAGERVMKSITAFIEKKLRLKVNETKSAVDRPWRRKFLGFSFTPNKEPKIRIAKESIRRMKQRIRTMTSRSKPIPMPERIEQLNQYILGWCGYFSLAETPSVFKELDGWIRRRLRMCQWKEWKLPRTRVRKLQSLGVPKRKAYEWGNTRKKYWRVAASPILHKALGNSYWESQGLKSLYQRYESLRQT
- a CDS encoding TRAP transporter large permease subunit, with the translated sequence MTITIFVGSLLGAMALGIPIAFALMISAVCLMLYLGMLDSQIVAQTLVNGADSVSLMAIPFFILAGELMNAGGISKRIIDFAISIVGHVRGGLGYVAIMTAVLFACLSGSAVADTAAVGAILIPMMTQAGYNPRRSAGLVAAGGIIAPIIPPSIPFIIFGVASGVSITKLFIGGIVPGLMMAFGLAIVWWYVSRKEQSAVYPRKSAKEMIQATKHAFWGLLLPVIILGGMKGGIFTATEAAAVAVFYAWFVGTVIYRQIRLKDLYDALVAASKTTSVVMFLIAASMVASWMITVANIPSSITEVVAPLMDDPLLLLLMINLLVLIVGTAMDLTPTILVLTPVLMPIVEKAGIDPVYFGILFILNNAIGLLTPPVGTVLNVACGIGKISMDDIMKGVWPFLLVQVVVLILLIVFPSLVTVPIEWFTH
- a CDS encoding TRAP transporter small permease; translation: MGKVSRFFDRLLNITMALFLAVMFIFVFTNVVLRYVFNSGITWSEEMSRFLFIWLTFLGAIGALKENRHLGVDTLIKRLPRQAKKLVYVIGNLLIFYLLWLLFDGSVKTTLLNTDTKAAATGLPLALVYGVGIITSLSFAVILLFNLYKVFFYEKTIDVLTVMKETEEEVPYVLREKTIVK